A window of the Pedobacter frigiditerrae genome harbors these coding sequences:
- a CDS encoding TldD/PmbA family protein, translated as MPILTKEQARALLTKVLSYSKAEQCELNLSGSDSGNVRYARNSVSTSGGISTNSLVVSSAFGKRLGVATINEFDDASLEKVVRRAEELAHLAPENPEFMPFLSQQQYGPDSPTFSEATASMGAKERADAVQASLTQAKDNKLAAAGFLSNSAGFSAMMNSKGLFAYNKSTDVAFNITVRTDDGKGSGYATKGYNDFKKLNTKTDTAIACKKALSSVAAKAIEPGKYTVILEPTAVAVMLENLFFSLDARQADEGRSFMSKPGGKTKVGEQLLDERVNIYSDPWNTELPTSTWAGDGRAQNKVNWIEKGVVKNLYTSRYWAEKTGIKSIPSPDGAIMMGGAKSLEELIKGTEKGILVTRLWYIRPVDPQTLLLTGLTRDGTFYIEKGEIKFPIKNFRFNESPVIMLNNLEEMGKSERTVSAESNASYLLPPLKIKDFTFTSLSDAV; from the coding sequence ATGCCAATATTAACTAAAGAACAAGCTAGAGCTCTTTTAACTAAAGTGCTTAGCTACTCAAAAGCAGAACAATGTGAATTAAACCTATCAGGTTCTGACAGCGGCAACGTGAGATATGCCAGAAACTCTGTTTCTACAAGTGGTGGAATTAGCACCAATAGCTTGGTTGTTTCTTCTGCATTTGGAAAAAGATTAGGCGTTGCCACGATTAACGAATTCGACGATGCTTCATTAGAAAAAGTAGTTCGCAGAGCTGAAGAATTGGCGCACCTAGCGCCAGAAAATCCAGAGTTTATGCCATTTTTAAGCCAACAGCAATATGGTCCTGACTCGCCCACCTTTTCTGAAGCAACTGCTTCAATGGGTGCCAAAGAAAGGGCAGATGCTGTACAAGCAAGCTTAACTCAAGCAAAAGATAATAAGCTAGCTGCAGCCGGTTTTCTTTCCAACAGCGCCGGATTTTCAGCAATGATGAATAGCAAAGGTTTATTTGCTTATAATAAATCAACCGATGTTGCTTTTAACATCACCGTAAGAACAGATGATGGAAAGGGCTCCGGATATGCAACTAAAGGATATAATGATTTTAAAAAGTTAAATACCAAAACAGATACAGCAATAGCTTGTAAAAAAGCATTATCTTCTGTTGCAGCTAAAGCCATTGAACCAGGAAAGTATACAGTTATTTTAGAGCCTACAGCAGTTGCAGTAATGTTAGAAAATCTATTTTTTAGTTTAGATGCAAGGCAAGCAGATGAAGGAAGAAGCTTCATGAGCAAACCAGGCGGCAAAACAAAAGTAGGAGAACAACTGCTTGATGAGCGTGTAAATATTTACTCTGACCCTTGGAATACTGAACTACCAACTTCCACTTGGGCTGGAGATGGGCGTGCCCAAAACAAGGTAAACTGGATTGAAAAAGGGGTCGTTAAAAACTTATACACTTCTCGCTATTGGGCAGAGAAAACAGGAATTAAATCTATTCCAAGTCCAGATGGTGCTATCATGATGGGCGGAGCCAAATCATTGGAAGAGCTAATTAAGGGAACTGAAAAAGGAATATTAGTAACGCGATTATGGTATATCCGTCCGGTTGACCCTCAAACTTTATTATTAACAGGCCTAACTAGGGATGGTACTTTTTATATCGAAAAAGGAGAGATTAAATTCCCGATAAAAAACTTCCGCTTTAATGAAAGCCCAGTGATCATGCTAAACAATTTAGAAGAAATGGGTAAGTCGGAAAGAACGGTTAGCGCAGAATCAAATGCAAGTTATTTATTGCCACCGTTAAAAATTAAGGACTTTACGTTTACTTCGCTATCTGATGCCGTATAA
- a CDS encoding TldD/PmbA family protein, with translation MKRRDFIYLTGAGAAAAMLPAIPIFGHDISQERALEYVDPAAKKILSDIALNAARSKGATYTDVRVGRYLNQYVVTREDKVENIVNTESYGIGIRVIANGSWGFAATDKMDKDSIAKAAELAVSIAKENARLQSEPVQLAPQKGFGDVTWKAPIEKNAFEVPIKEKVDLLLSVNDAAIKGGADYINSILFMVNEQKYFASSEGSYIDQDIHRIWPTFFITKIDKTTGKFETRNALSAPSGKGYEYLEARPQDKIKTASGTLYKGRYDMLEDAKQAAIQVGEKMKAKSVEAGKYDLVLDPSHLGLTIHESCGHPTELDRVLGYEANFAGTSFLTLDKWQSKKFQYGSKEVNITADKTEVGSLGAVGYDDEGVKCGKWDVIKEGVLVNYQAIRDQAHIVGLDHSQGCCYADNWSSVQFQRMANISLQPGKKPLSIADQIKNVAKGIYIVGEGSFSIDQQRYNFQFGGQLFYEIKEGKIIGMLKDVAYQANTQEFWNSCVAICDESDYRLGGTFFDGKGQPSQSSAVSHGSATTRFNNVNVINTARKI, from the coding sequence TTGAAACGTAGAGACTTTATTTATTTAACTGGCGCAGGGGCAGCGGCTGCCATGCTTCCGGCTATTCCCATTTTTGGACATGACATATCTCAAGAACGGGCACTCGAATATGTAGACCCCGCAGCCAAAAAAATCCTGTCAGACATTGCTCTAAATGCTGCTCGCTCTAAAGGAGCTACTTATACTGATGTTCGTGTTGGTAGATACCTAAACCAATATGTGGTTACACGTGAAGATAAGGTAGAAAATATAGTAAATACTGAATCTTATGGTATTGGCATCAGGGTAATTGCAAATGGAAGCTGGGGCTTTGCTGCAACCGACAAAATGGATAAAGACAGCATTGCAAAAGCGGCTGAACTAGCCGTATCCATCGCCAAGGAAAATGCTCGTTTACAAAGCGAACCCGTGCAATTGGCTCCCCAAAAAGGATTCGGCGATGTAACCTGGAAAGCTCCTATCGAGAAAAATGCATTTGAAGTGCCAATTAAAGAAAAGGTAGACTTACTTTTATCAGTAAATGATGCTGCCATAAAGGGTGGTGCCGATTATATCAATTCCATTTTGTTCATGGTTAATGAGCAAAAATACTTCGCATCATCTGAAGGATCATATATCGACCAAGATATTCATCGCATTTGGCCAACTTTCTTTATTACAAAAATTGATAAAACAACAGGGAAGTTTGAAACAAGGAATGCCTTAAGCGCCCCTTCTGGCAAAGGTTATGAGTATTTGGAAGCAAGACCTCAAGATAAAATAAAAACCGCATCAGGCACGCTTTACAAAGGCCGATACGATATGCTCGAAGATGCCAAGCAGGCAGCCATCCAAGTAGGCGAAAAAATGAAGGCAAAATCTGTTGAAGCCGGCAAATATGACTTAGTACTAGACCCCTCACATTTGGGCTTAACTATCCATGAATCATGCGGTCACCCGACCGAGCTGGATAGGGTTTTAGGCTACGAAGCTAATTTTGCAGGCACTAGTTTCCTCACCTTAGACAAATGGCAATCTAAAAAATTCCAATATGGCAGCAAGGAGGTTAACATTACTGCCGACAAAACTGAAGTAGGGTCTTTAGGCGCCGTAGGTTATGATGATGAAGGCGTGAAATGTGGCAAGTGGGATGTTATAAAAGAAGGTGTTTTAGTTAATTATCAAGCCATAAGAGATCAGGCTCATATTGTTGGATTAGATCATTCACAAGGATGTTGTTATGCCGATAACTGGAGTAGTGTACAATTTCAGCGGATGGCAAATATCTCTTTACAACCTGGTAAAAAACCTTTGAGCATTGCAGACCAAATTAAAAACGTAGCAAAAGGCATTTATATAGTTGGCGAGGGTTCATTCTCTATTGACCAGCAACGTTACAATTTCCAATTTGGCGGTCAGCTTTTTTATGAGATCAAGGAAGGTAAAATTATAGGTATGCTTAAAGATGTAGCCTACCAGGCCAACACTCAAGAGTTTTGGAATTCTTGCGTAGCCATTTGCGATGAAAGCGATTATCGTTTAGGTGGAACGTTCTTTGATGGCAAAGGTCAACCAAGCCAATCAAGTGCAGTATCTCATGGGTCTGCTACTACTCGTTTTAATAATGTTAATGTAATCAACACTGCTAGAAAAATCTGA
- a CDS encoding PfkB family carbohydrate kinase: MSLIIIGTVAFDAIETPFGKTDKIVGGAATYASLAASYFYNKTKIVAVVGDDFKKEDIALLENHGVDTEGLQIKAGEKSFFWSGKYHNDMNSRDTLVTELNVLEHFDPIIPESYQDCEYLMLGNLTPQIQRTVIERLNKRPKLIVLDTMNFWMDIMMDDLLETIKLVDVLTINDSEARQLSGEYSLVKAANKILTMGPKYLIIKKGEHGALLFHEDKIFSAPALPLADVFDPTGAGDTFAGGFIGYLAQVGTVNFNNMKNALIYGSALASFCVEKFGTERLLELDKEAIAARLQEFVSLSSFEITQD; this comes from the coding sequence ATGAGCCTGATAATCATAGGTACTGTGGCTTTCGACGCCATTGAAACTCCCTTCGGAAAAACAGATAAAATAGTAGGTGGAGCTGCAACTTACGCAAGTTTAGCTGCTTCTTACTTCTATAACAAAACAAAAATTGTGGCTGTTGTGGGTGATGATTTCAAAAAAGAAGACATCGCTTTATTAGAAAATCATGGGGTAGATACTGAAGGTTTACAAATTAAGGCAGGCGAAAAATCGTTCTTTTGGAGCGGAAAATATCATAACGATATGAATAGTCGCGATACTTTGGTTACCGAATTAAATGTATTGGAGCATTTCGACCCAATTATTCCAGAAAGCTACCAAGACTGCGAATATTTAATGTTAGGCAACTTAACCCCTCAAATACAACGTACCGTTATCGAAAGGTTAAATAAACGTCCAAAGTTAATTGTTTTAGACACGATGAACTTCTGGATGGACATCATGATGGACGATTTATTGGAGACCATTAAATTAGTAGATGTATTAACCATTAACGACTCTGAAGCTCGCCAGTTATCTGGAGAATACTCATTGGTTAAAGCAGCTAATAAAATCCTAACAATGGGACCAAAGTATCTTATCATCAAAAAAGGTGAGCATGGCGCTTTGTTATTCCACGAGGATAAAATTTTCTCAGCTCCTGCTCTTCCATTAGCTGATGTTTTTGACCCAACTGGCGCAGGTGATACTTTTGCTGGAGGTTTTATTGGTTATTTGGCACAAGTTGGCACTGTGAACTTTAACAATATGAAAAATGCATTAATTTATGGTTCTGCTTTAGCATCATTCTGTGTAGAGAAATTCGGAACAGAAAGATTATTAGAACTAGATAAAGAAGCAATCGCTGCTCGTTTACAGGAGTTTGTAAGCTTGAGTAGTTTTGAGATCACACAAGACTAA
- a CDS encoding phage integrase SAM-like domain-containing protein translates to MATVEAKVFAHHYKNDGTWNVKIRVFHKTQVRFLDTEHFVSEKQVKKHPKNKTEYLIKDPFIKKLLNNELEDYRIAISNLGTRLKLFNPDELKNYLTNHDEDIDFIKFCNEYVKELKDGKKDKSAANFNTVKNSIVDFFKREKVLVDEINLDMLYDWERFLRTERIIKRLNQFNDPITTVQKALTDSSVHNYMRDLRGLFNHARKRYNRKSLGIIRIEHYPFEEFKIVDAPQTKKRNTQVKTIKDIRDCTPKCNSRAELARDLFMLSFYMCGVNAVDLFQINETNIVQGRLEYNRSKTKDKRKDNAFISIKIVKEAKPLLKKYMNNLSQRYSTIGGLNKALSSGMKEVCKLVSVDGITYYWARHTVGNLARNKCRMSKDDVALALNHVDHGRKTTDIYVDKDWSIVDELQKKVIGLLN, encoded by the coding sequence ATGGCAACTGTAGAAGCAAAAGTGTTTGCACACCATTACAAAAATGATGGCACTTGGAATGTGAAGATCAGAGTGTTTCACAAAACCCAGGTTAGATTTTTAGACACAGAGCACTTTGTGTCTGAAAAACAAGTAAAAAAACATCCAAAAAACAAAACAGAGTATCTAATCAAAGATCCCTTTATCAAGAAATTGTTGAATAATGAACTTGAGGATTATCGAATCGCAATTAGCAATTTAGGCACTAGATTAAAATTATTTAACCCCGACGAGCTCAAAAATTATTTAACCAACCATGATGAAGATATCGACTTCATTAAATTCTGTAATGAATATGTTAAAGAGCTTAAAGACGGAAAAAAAGATAAGAGTGCAGCCAATTTCAATACAGTTAAGAATAGCATAGTTGATTTTTTCAAAAGGGAAAAAGTGCTTGTTGACGAGATTAATTTAGACATGCTTTACGACTGGGAAAGGTTTCTCCGAACTGAGCGGATTATTAAAAGATTAAATCAATTTAATGATCCAATCACTACTGTGCAAAAAGCATTGACAGATTCCAGCGTCCACAATTATATGCGTGATTTGCGTGGGCTTTTTAATCATGCACGCAAAAGATACAATAGAAAAAGTTTGGGAATAATAAGGATTGAACATTATCCCTTTGAAGAGTTCAAGATTGTTGATGCACCACAAACAAAAAAGAGAAACACCCAAGTGAAAACGATTAAGGATATTAGGGATTGTACTCCTAAATGTAATAGTAGAGCAGAGCTTGCTAGAGATCTTTTTATGCTGTCATTTTATATGTGTGGGGTAAATGCTGTAGACCTATTTCAAATAAATGAAACAAATATTGTTCAGGGTAGGCTGGAATACAACCGATCAAAAACGAAGGACAAACGAAAAGATAATGCCTTTATAAGCATAAAAATCGTTAAAGAGGCCAAGCCATTGCTAAAGAAATATATGAATAATCTTTCTCAAAGATATAGCACTATCGGTGGGTTAAATAAAGCATTAAGTAGCGGAATGAAAGAGGTCTGCAAACTGGTTTCAGTTGATGGCATCACTTATTATTGGGCGAGACATACCGTCGGTAATCTGGCTAGAAATAAATGTCGAATGAGTAAAGATGATGTGGCGCTTGCATTGAACCACGTGGATCATGGACGAAAAACAACGGACATCTATGTAGATAAAGATTGGAGTATCGTTGATGAACTGCAGAAAAAGGTTATCGGTCTTTTAAACTAA